The genomic stretch AGGGGAAAGTTCTAGTGGCACCTTCTTTTATTCAGTCGCTTGGTTATTTGGTATGTGCAGTCTAATTATTTATCTAATGATCTCCATGCATATTACTTAAATTGGTTGGTTGCTGCAGGCTCTCGCAGTACCTTGTTTGCAGCTACAGATCCTCAAATTTCCGAGTACTGTGAAATGCTGAAAGCAGATGATTGGCCAGTGTGTGCATACATTTCCCACGATTGTCGTCCCACAAATGCTTCTGAAGAAGCCCATAATGTTGAAACTTCTTACGAAGTCTGGGAGAAGACGCTGGAATTAGTTGGCCTTCCTTCAGATGCAGTAGAGAGGCTTATAGAAGGGGAAGAAATTATAAATCCCGATATGGAAATTCCCAGTAGTAACCCTTCCACCTGTCTATTGCTTAGTGCCTGTACTGGTTCGGACTGCATCTACTATCCACATAATTTGGCATTCAATAAAGTCGTCATACCTTCAATTCTCCTCTGCTCTTGATACACGTCATAGAAACCTGTATTACCTGATAGAAATTTTTGGCTTTTGCCTGTTTTCACGTGTAAAATTAACAACCAGATGTATCTTCTAATTCAGCTTCTAGACATGCAACTGATGACATATCAAGTGGCATGGAAGTTCTTGTGTTCTTGCATGAAGCC from Capsicum annuum cultivar UCD-10X-F1 unplaced genomic scaffold, UCD10Xv1.1 ctg80254, whole genome shotgun sequence encodes the following:
- the LOC124895156 gene encoding uncharacterized protein LOC124895156, with protein sequence MGGERKTELCVHSCLLLHPYDVGPGESSSGTFFYSVAWLFGSRSTLFAATDPQISEYCEMLKADDWPVCAYISHDCRPTNASEEAHNVETSYEVWEKTLELVGLPSDAVERLIEGEEIINPDMEIPSSNPSTCLLLSACTGSDCIYYPHNLAFNKVVIPSILLCS